The proteins below are encoded in one region of Coffea arabica cultivar ET-39 chromosome 4c, Coffea Arabica ET-39 HiFi, whole genome shotgun sequence:
- the LOC113739944 gene encoding probable 2-oxoglutarate-dependent dioxygenase AOP1 — translation MGSLAQHKLPVIDFTKKNLDPGSSSWLSTRQAVVGAMEEYGCFIALYDKVSLELHEAIFRASEDLFDLPTETKLLNTCHKPAPGYVGQNPRFPLYESLGIDDATSIDGVQKFTTLMWPNGNDSFCESAFSYSKLVAELDQMVMRMVSETYGVEKSYETLLGSTSYLLRLIKYREPQENETNLGIVPHTDKSFMSILQQHQVKGLEIKTKDGRWMEIDPFPSSFIIMAGEAFMAWTNGRIEAPHHRVIMPGNAERYSVGLFTFIWDLLIQVPEELVDVEHPLQFKPFDHHKFHQFHTTEEGMRSKCAIKSYCGV, via the exons ATGGGTTCTTTAGCACAGCATAAACTACCTGTTATAGACTTCACTAAGAAAAACTTAGATCCAGGTTCCAGTAGTTGGCTATCAACAAGGCAAGCTGTAGTAGGCGCCATGGAAGAATATGGTTGTTTCATAGCCCTTTACGATAAAGTCTCCTTGGAACTTCATGAAGCCATTTTTCGTGCATCCGAGGACTTATTTGATCTCCCGACCGAAACCAAACTCCTAAACACTTGTCATAAACCTGCACCTGGCTATGTTGGACAAAACCCTCGTTTTCCTCTTTATGAAAGTTTAGGCATTGATGATGCCACTAGTATTGATGGAGTTCAAAAGTTCACAACCCTGATGTGGCCCAACGGGAATGATAGTTTCTG TGAAAGTGCATTCTCGTACTCAAAGCTTGTGGCTGAATTAGATCAAATGGTAATGAGAATGGTGTCAGAGACCTATGGTGTAGAGAAGAGTTATGAAACACTCCTTGGATCGACATCCTATCTTCTCAGGCTAATCAAGTATCGAGAACCTCAAGAAAACGAAACGAATTTGGGAATTGTACCGCACACAGACAAGAGCTTCATGTCCATTCTTCAACAACATCAAGTAAAAGGTCTAGAGATCAAAACTAAGGATGGCCGGTGGATGGAAATTGATCCGTTTCCTTCCTCTTTCATCATCATGGCTGGCGAAGCATTTATG GCATGGACTAATGGCAGAATTGAAGCTCCACATCATCGGGTTATAATGCCTGGAAATGCAGAAAGGTATTCGGTCGGCCTATTTACATTCATCTGGGACTTGTTAATTCAAGTACCAGAAGAACTAGTTGATGTTGAGCACCCACTACAATTTAAGCCATTCGACCACCACAAGTTTCATCAATTCCACACCACTGAGGAAGGAATGCGATCAAAATGTGCTATTAAATCCTACTGTGGAGTCTGA